One region of Humidesulfovibrio mexicanus genomic DNA includes:
- a CDS encoding vitamin B12-dependent ribonucleotide reductase produces MTQLPIPADLPDVTLNENAKVVLSRRYLRKGPDGKPFELPKELFWRVASHIAAQEAAFKGGKARVAQRAREFYELMTSFKFLPNSPTLMNAGTDLGQLAACFVLPVGDSIEEIFDAVKHAALIHKSGGGTGFSFSRLRPAEARVGSTGGVASGPLSFLRIFNTATEQIKQGGTRRGANMGILRVDHPDIIRFIKAKEREGELNNFNLSVGLTEAFMKAVDADEEYALVAPHTGEEKARLKAREVFSMLVQKAWESGDPGMVFLDRINRDNPTPQLGEIEATNPCGEQPLLPYEACNLGSINLALFHDENARDGVDWEGLKTVVHQSVRFLDNVIEASVYPLPQITETVRTNRKIGLGVMGFADLLYQLGVPYNSQEGVNLAEKLMGFIQDESKLASKALAEERGAFPAYAGSVFAQKQQGPYRNATTTTIAPTGTLSILAGCSSGVEPLFALSFVRNVMDGDRLVEVNPHFEAALKMAQAYSPKLMEEVAKIGSIKAMDYLPEDIRRVFVTAMDIEPIWHLKMQAAFQKYTDNAVSKTVNLPNSATQEDIWDIYWKAYEYGCKGVTVYRDGCKTSQVLCTGEGQEKIEGAGEDAKPKTVVRKRPDIVYGFTQKVDTGLGALYLTINEQDGRPFEVFATIGKSGKSITAKAEAIGRLVSLALRSGVEVRDIVEQLKGIGGEHPKFQKKILLQSIPDAVAWVLENRYLAGEKHASVHANGLVREVCPECGETLTFEEGCNCCKACGYTKCG; encoded by the coding sequence ATGACGCAGCTGCCCATTCCCGCCGACCTGCCAGACGTGACCCTGAACGAGAACGCCAAGGTGGTGCTTTCTCGCCGCTACCTGCGCAAGGGGCCGGACGGCAAGCCCTTTGAGCTGCCCAAGGAGCTTTTCTGGCGCGTGGCCTCGCACATTGCCGCGCAGGAGGCGGCCTTCAAGGGCGGCAAGGCCAGGGTGGCGCAGCGTGCGCGGGAATTCTACGAGCTCATGACCAGCTTCAAGTTTTTGCCCAACTCGCCCACGCTCATGAACGCGGGCACGGACCTGGGCCAGCTGGCCGCCTGCTTCGTGCTGCCCGTGGGCGACAGCATCGAGGAGATCTTCGACGCGGTGAAGCACGCGGCGCTCATCCACAAATCCGGCGGCGGCACGGGCTTCTCCTTCTCGCGCCTGCGCCCGGCCGAAGCCAGGGTGGGCTCCACCGGCGGCGTGGCAAGCGGGCCCTTGTCCTTTCTGCGCATCTTCAACACCGCCACCGAGCAGATCAAGCAGGGGGGGACCCGGCGCGGGGCCAACATGGGCATCCTGCGCGTGGACCATCCGGACATCATCCGCTTCATCAAGGCCAAGGAGCGCGAGGGCGAGCTGAACAACTTCAATCTTTCCGTGGGGCTTACCGAGGCCTTCATGAAGGCTGTGGACGCGGACGAGGAGTACGCGCTCGTCGCCCCGCACACGGGCGAGGAAAAGGCGCGGCTCAAGGCCCGCGAGGTGTTCTCCATGCTGGTGCAGAAGGCCTGGGAGTCCGGCGACCCCGGCATGGTCTTCCTGGACCGCATCAACCGCGACAACCCCACCCCGCAGCTGGGCGAGATAGAGGCCACCAACCCCTGCGGGGAGCAGCCGCTTTTGCCCTACGAGGCCTGCAACCTGGGCTCCATCAATCTGGCCCTGTTCCACGATGAAAACGCCCGCGATGGCGTGGACTGGGAGGGCCTCAAAACGGTCGTGCACCAGAGCGTGCGCTTTTTGGACAACGTCATCGAGGCCAGCGTGTACCCCCTGCCCCAGATCACCGAGACCGTGCGCACCAACCGCAAGATCGGCCTGGGCGTCATGGGCTTCGCCGATCTGCTCTACCAGCTGGGCGTGCCCTACAACTCCCAGGAGGGCGTGAACCTGGCCGAGAAGCTCATGGGCTTCATCCAGGACGAGAGCAAGCTGGCCAGCAAGGCCCTGGCCGAGGAGCGCGGGGCGTTCCCGGCCTATGCGGGCAGCGTGTTCGCCCAGAAGCAGCAGGGCCCCTACCGCAACGCCACCACCACCACCATCGCCCCCACGGGCACCCTGTCCATTCTGGCCGGGTGCTCCTCCGGCGTGGAGCCGCTCTTCGCCCTGTCCTTCGTGCGCAACGTCATGGACGGCGACAGGCTGGTGGAGGTGAACCCCCACTTCGAGGCCGCGCTTAAAATGGCCCAGGCCTACAGCCCCAAGCTCATGGAGGAGGTGGCCAAGATCGGCAGCATCAAGGCCATGGACTACCTGCCCGAGGACATCCGCCGGGTGTTCGTCACGGCCATGGACATCGAGCCCATCTGGCACCTCAAGATGCAGGCCGCGTTCCAGAAATACACCGACAACGCCGTGTCCAAGACCGTCAACCTGCCCAACTCCGCCACGCAGGAAGACATCTGGGACATCTACTGGAAGGCCTACGAGTACGGCTGCAAGGGCGTCACCGTGTACCGCGACGGCTGCAAGACCAGCCAGGTGCTGTGCACCGGCGAGGGCCAGGAGAAGATCGAGGGCGCGGGCGAGGACGCCAAGCCCAAGACCGTGGTGCGCAAGCGGCCGGACATCGTCTATGGCTTCACCCAGAAGGTGGACACGGGCCTGGGCGCGCTCTACCTCACCATCAACGAACAGGACGGCAGGCCCTTCGAAGTCTTCGCCACCATCGGCAAGTCCGGAAAGTCCATCACCGCCAAGGCCGAGGCCATTGGGCGGCTGGTGTCCCTGGCCCTGCGCAGCGGGGTCGAGGTGCGCGACATTGTGGAGCAATTGAAGGGCATCGGCGGCGAGCACCCCAAGTTCCAGAAGAAGATCCTGCTGCAATCCATACCCGACGCCGTGGCCTGGGTGCTGGAGAACCGCTACCTTGCGGGCGAAAAGCACGCCAGCGTCCACGCCAACGGCCTTGTGCGCGAAGTGTGCCCCGAATGCGGCGAGACCCTGACCTTCGAGGAAGGCTGCAACTGCTGCAAGGCCTGCGGCTACACCAAGTGCGGCTAG
- a CDS encoding MerR family transcriptional regulator, translated as MPPHTSYTHRDLAQALGVSETTIKSYRAKFPAFLPVARLGKPVRLHPESLDICRRIRDLFADGMSIAQATAALRTEFKEFPQNRRLSTAKGFAPRPPVLPPETEDGQTLSARLDALAQAQDQTRLRMEQLERELRNLATLEAASKSLVAELVEEFRAARRDAGRQAAQGPVPLAAAQGTPGQRQQDAPSPSPSPGDSAATGPAANSGAEADLPPGGRPGAKPVSTPGEHHGPPAEHAAEAKSPAQDQDGPTVLTARKIVTLHGPAGPVASYSLGREPSPPPPFPEPEAPPAAFLDLPAVIRSGRGDFLGLPGGQSVRRLVHVLRPEGGPAPAWIQEGPDAWTCAIPLGRAQTREMLFERTTTPRGNLVGHIRRMRINEVEATPEQLQEIFRQLRDQLT; from the coding sequence ATGCCCCCGCACACCAGCTATACGCACCGCGACCTTGCCCAAGCGCTGGGGGTGTCCGAAACCACCATCAAGAGCTACCGGGCCAAATTCCCCGCCTTCCTTCCCGTGGCCCGGCTGGGCAAGCCCGTGCGCCTGCACCCGGAGTCCCTGGACATTTGCCGCCGCATCCGCGACCTTTTCGCCGATGGGATGTCGATTGCTCAAGCAACTGCTGCTCTTCGCACTGAATTCAAAGAGTTTCCACAGAATCGACGCTTATCGACAGCAAAAGGCTTCGCACCGCGCCCCCCTGTTCTTCCACCGGAGACCGAGGACGGCCAGACGCTGTCGGCGCGGCTCGACGCCCTGGCCCAGGCCCAGGACCAGACACGTCTGCGCATGGAGCAATTGGAGCGCGAGTTGCGCAACCTGGCCACCCTCGAAGCCGCGTCCAAGTCCCTGGTGGCCGAGCTTGTGGAGGAGTTCCGCGCCGCGCGCAGGGACGCCGGGCGACAGGCAGCGCAGGGGCCCGTTCCCCTTGCCGCCGCCCAGGGCACGCCCGGTCAGCGCCAGCAGGACGCGCCTTCGCCCAGTCCCAGCCCCGGTGACAGCGCCGCCACCGGTCCTGCGGCGAATTCAGGCGCGGAGGCGGACCTCCCCCCCGGCGGTCGTCCGGGCGCCAAGCCTGTTTCCACGCCTGGAGAGCACCACGGGCCACCGGCAGAGCACGCGGCCGAGGCCAAGTCGCCCGCTCAGGACCAGGACGGCCCCACCGTGCTCACGGCGCGCAAGATCGTCACCCTGCACGGCCCCGCCGGGCCCGTGGCCTCCTACTCCCTGGGCCGCGAGCCCAGCCCGCCCCCGCCCTTTCCGGAGCCCGAGGCCCCGCCTGCGGCCTTTCTGGACCTGCCCGCCGTGATCCGTTCGGGGCGGGGCGACTTTCTGGGCCTGCCAGGCGGACAGAGCGTGCGCCGCCTGGTCCATGTGCTGCGCCCGGAGGGCGGCCCCGCCCCGGCCTGGATACAGGAAGGGCCGGACGCCTGGACCTGCGCCATTCCCCTTGGACGCGCACAGACCCGCGAGATGCTCTTCGAGCGCACCACCACCCCGCGAGGCAATCTGGTGGGCCACATCCGGCGGATGCGCATCAACGAGGTCGAAGCCACCCCGGAGCAATTGCAGGAAATTTTTCGCCAGCTGCGCGATCAGCTGACCTAA
- a CDS encoding glycoside hydrolase family 17 protein produces MRTRPHALTALATALLALAAAMALNYAFWWRDGRPQDIPDARTPRIKSASFSPYRAGQSPFGAPFTREQLEQDMAVAARHFSRIRTYSNTAQFAPVPELAQRHGLKVILGAWVGANLESNEKEIAGLIQAANAYPDTVERVVVGNEVLLRREITPELLIDYIRRVKAAVKQPVTYADVWEFWLKYPQVAREVDSITIHVLPYWENTPTPIDHVVEHMLEAHAEISRAYPGKPILIGEIGWPSAGRVRKGAVPGRVAQARFVRQIMNTAEDRGIDFNLFELFDEPWKFGQEGTVGGNWGIIDVDRDIKFPLTGPVSENPRWFEWFLGSSALAALLAGVALWRRPPQGFGRTALVCLTAQALATLLALSAGQSLRLAFGAMGVAGGALLTLGGATLCLLVLRELADLAAGGPGPRPLPPVIARLEALRSFRLNLRDPVSLIGLLDLVFGLAALALTFGLLVDPRYRDFRTEQFLPVAVFMLLRALATREAPRPMGSPREEWLLAGTFLVGAVAIPLMESLTNTAALAWGGTLLLLAAPWALSILRQRRALMQAG; encoded by the coding sequence ATGCGCACCAGACCCCATGCCCTGACGGCACTGGCGACGGCCTTGCTGGCCCTTGCGGCCGCCATGGCCCTGAACTACGCTTTCTGGTGGCGCGACGGCCGCCCGCAGGACATTCCCGATGCGCGCACCCCGCGCATAAAAAGCGCCTCCTTCAGTCCGTACCGCGCAGGCCAAAGCCCCTTCGGCGCCCCCTTCACCCGGGAGCAGTTGGAGCAGGACATGGCCGTGGCCGCGCGGCACTTCTCGCGCATCCGCACCTATTCCAACACCGCGCAGTTCGCCCCCGTGCCCGAGCTGGCCCAAAGACACGGGCTCAAGGTCATCCTTGGGGCCTGGGTGGGGGCCAACCTGGAATCGAACGAAAAGGAGATCGCCGGGCTCATCCAGGCGGCCAACGCCTACCCGGACACCGTGGAGCGCGTGGTGGTGGGAAACGAGGTGCTGCTGCGCCGAGAGATCACCCCGGAACTGCTCATCGACTACATCCGCCGCGTCAAGGCGGCCGTCAAGCAGCCCGTGACCTACGCCGATGTCTGGGAGTTCTGGCTCAAGTACCCCCAGGTGGCCAGGGAGGTGGACTCCATCACCATCCACGTGCTGCCGTACTGGGAAAACACCCCCACGCCCATCGACCACGTGGTGGAGCACATGCTCGAAGCCCATGCGGAAATCTCCCGCGCCTATCCCGGCAAGCCCATCCTCATTGGCGAGATAGGCTGGCCCAGCGCGGGCCGCGTGCGCAAGGGCGCCGTGCCCGGCCGCGTGGCCCAGGCCCGCTTCGTGCGCCAGATCATGAACACGGCGGAAGACAGAGGCATCGACTTCAACCTGTTCGAGCTCTTCGACGAGCCCTGGAAGTTCGGCCAGGAAGGCACCGTGGGCGGCAACTGGGGCATCATCGACGTGGACAGGGACATCAAGTTCCCCCTCACCGGACCGGTGAGCGAAAACCCGCGCTGGTTCGAGTGGTTTCTGGGCTCCTCGGCCCTGGCGGCGCTCCTGGCCGGGGTGGCCCTGTGGCGACGGCCCCCGCAGGGCTTCGGCCGCACGGCGCTCGTATGCCTGACCGCCCAGGCCCTGGCCACCCTGCTGGCCCTCAGCGCCGGACAAAGCCTGCGCCTGGCCTTCGGCGCGATGGGCGTGGCGGGCGGCGCGCTTTTGACCCTTGGCGGCGCGACCCTGTGCCTGCTGGTGCTGCGCGAGCTGGCCGACCTGGCCGCGGGCGGTCCCGGACCCAGGCCCCTGCCACCGGTCATCGCCCGGCTGGAGGCCCTGCGCTCCTTTCGGCTCAACCTGCGCGATCCGGTGTCCCTCATCGGCCTGCTGGACCTGGTGTTCGGCCTCGCCGCCCTGGCCCTCACCTTCGGCCTGCTGGTGGACCCGCGCTACCGCGACTTCCGCACCGAACAGTTCCTGCCCGTGGCCGTGTTCATGCTGCTGCGCGCCCTGGCCACGCGCGAAGCTCCCAGACCAATGGGCTCCCCGCGCGAGGAGTGGCTGCTTGCAGGCACGTTCCTTGTGGGCGCCGTGGCCATTCCGCTCATGGAAAGCCTGACCAACACGGCCGCGCTGGCCTGGGGTGGCACGCTGCTGCTTTTGGCCGCGCCCTGGGCCCTGTCCATTTTGCGCCAGCGGCGCGCCTTGATGCAGGCGGGCTGA
- the groL gene encoding chaperonin GroEL (60 kDa chaperone family; promotes refolding of misfolded polypeptides especially under stressful conditions; forms two stacked rings of heptamers to form a barrel-shaped 14mer; ends can be capped by GroES; misfolded proteins enter the barrel where they are refolded when GroES binds): MAKTIRFDETARAGLKIGVDTLADAVKVTLGPKGRNVAIQKSWGAPTITKDGVTVAKEIELEDKFENMGAQMVKEVASKTNDVAGDGTTTATVLAQIIFGEGLKLIAAGRNPMSVKRGIDKAVEAVVAELEKIAKFTKDRKEIAQIGTISANSDETIGTILAEAMSKVGKEGVITVEEAKSMETVLDVVEGMQFDRGYLSPYFTTNPDKMTCEFDDAMLLISEKKISNMKDLLPVLEQVVKMSRPLMIIAEDVDGEALATLVVNKLRGTLKVCAVKAPGFGDRRKAMLQDIAVLTGGQVVSEDMGLTLDKVRVDSLGTAKRITVDKEKTTIVDGAGKKDDITARIKQLEGEISATTSSYDKEKLQERLAKIIGGVAVIKVGAATEVEMKEKKARVEDALNATRAAVEEGIIPGGGTAFVRVSGVLDGVKGIDDDELAGIGVIRRALEEPLRMISANAGFEGSVIVEKVREGKAAFGFNAATGVFEDLFKAGVIDPKKVARVALQNAASVASLLLTTECAVADKAEEKDEKK; this comes from the coding sequence ATGGCCAAGACCATCCGCTTTGACGAGACCGCCCGCGCGGGCCTGAAGATTGGTGTGGACACCCTTGCCGATGCCGTAAAGGTCACCCTCGGCCCCAAGGGCCGCAACGTCGCCATCCAGAAGTCCTGGGGCGCGCCCACCATCACCAAGGACGGCGTCACCGTGGCCAAGGAGATCGAGCTTGAGGACAAGTTCGAGAACATGGGCGCGCAGATGGTCAAGGAGGTCGCCTCCAAGACCAACGACGTGGCGGGCGACGGCACCACCACCGCCACCGTGCTGGCGCAGATCATTTTTGGCGAGGGCCTGAAGCTCATCGCCGCGGGCCGCAACCCCATGAGCGTCAAGCGCGGCATCGACAAGGCCGTGGAGGCCGTGGTGGCCGAGCTGGAGAAGATCGCCAAGTTCACCAAGGACCGCAAGGAAATCGCCCAGATCGGCACCATCTCCGCCAACAGCGACGAGACCATCGGCACCATCCTGGCCGAGGCCATGAGCAAGGTCGGCAAGGAAGGCGTCATCACGGTTGAGGAAGCCAAGAGCATGGAAACCGTGCTCGACGTGGTGGAGGGCATGCAGTTCGACCGCGGCTACCTCTCCCCCTACTTCACCACCAATCCCGACAAGATGACCTGCGAGTTCGACGACGCCATGCTGCTGATCTCCGAGAAGAAGATCAGCAACATGAAGGATCTGCTGCCCGTGCTGGAGCAGGTGGTCAAGATGAGCCGCCCGCTGATGATCATCGCCGAGGACGTGGACGGCGAGGCCCTGGCCACCCTGGTGGTGAACAAGCTGCGCGGCACCCTCAAGGTCTGCGCGGTCAAGGCCCCCGGCTTTGGCGACCGCCGCAAGGCCATGCTCCAGGACATCGCCGTTCTGACCGGCGGCCAGGTGGTGAGCGAGGACATGGGCCTGACCCTGGACAAGGTCCGCGTGGACTCCCTGGGCACCGCCAAGCGCATCACCGTGGACAAGGAGAAGACCACCATCGTCGACGGCGCGGGCAAGAAGGACGACATCACGGCGCGCATCAAGCAGCTTGAGGGCGAGATTTCCGCCACCACCTCCAGCTACGACAAGGAGAAGCTGCAGGAGCGCCTGGCCAAGATCATCGGCGGCGTGGCCGTCATCAAGGTCGGCGCGGCCACCGAAGTGGAGATGAAGGAGAAGAAGGCCCGTGTGGAGGACGCCCTGAACGCCACCCGCGCGGCCGTGGAAGAGGGCATCATCCCCGGCGGCGGCACCGCCTTCGTGCGCGTGTCCGGCGTGCTGGACGGGGTCAAGGGCATTGACGACGACGAGCTCGCGGGCATTGGCGTCATCCGCCGCGCCCTGGAGGAGCCCCTGCGCATGATCTCCGCCAACGCGGGCTTCGAGGGCTCGGTCATCGTGGAGAAGGTCCGCGAGGGCAAGGCCGCCTTCGGCTTCAACGCCGCCACCGGCGTCTTCGAGGACCTCTTCAAGGCCGGGGTCATCGATCCCAAGAAGGTCGCCCGCGTGGCCCTGCAGAACGCCGCCTCCGTGGCCAGCCTGCTCCTCACCACCGAGTGCGCCGTGGCCGACAAGGCCGAAGAGAAAGACGAAAAGAAGTAG
- a CDS encoding co-chaperone GroES, producing the protein MKLSPLHDRVIIQRLPEEEKTAGGIIIPDSAKERPMRGTVVAAGPGTDKVKMQVKKGDVVLFAKYAGTEFKMDGEECVIMRQEEILAVIEK; encoded by the coding sequence ATGAAGCTTTCCCCGTTGCACGACCGCGTGATCATCCAGCGCCTGCCCGAGGAGGAGAAGACCGCCGGGGGCATCATCATCCCCGACAGCGCCAAGGAACGCCCCATGCGCGGCACCGTGGTGGCCGCCGGCCCCGGCACCGACAAGGTCAAGATGCAGGTCAAGAAGGGCGACGTGGTGCTGTTCGCCAAGTACGCGGGCACCGAGTTCAAGATGGATGGCGAGGAATGCGTCATCATGCGCCAGGAAGAGATCCTGGCCGTCATCGAGAAATAG
- a CDS encoding C40 family peptidase: MTADIGGRTARTPKALSRARLAARIPLVLCCALFMAACAPSGMSVRALRGEPDPILAENSGLLSEQNLPGGERLPMAVLDELPGPLPGKPPLAPPGRPGTLRLPGLAEAPPKATDIPEFPTLEDLEVEARLERLAKLPPSLGLDIVRTGLTQKGRRYRRAGTSPATGFDCSGFTQWTFRQHGVTLPRTAREQYQEGVRVNRDELRAGDLVFYKINRRGRWHVGIYMEDGVFVHSPRPGRGISEASMSDGYWARRYLGARRYTR; this comes from the coding sequence GTGACCGCAGACATCGGCGGGCGCACCGCCCGCACTCCGAAAGCCCTGTCCCGCGCCAGGCTTGCCGCGCGCATCCCGCTTGTTTTGTGCTGCGCGCTTTTTATGGCGGCTTGCGCCCCTTCCGGCATGAGCGTCCGCGCACTCCGTGGCGAGCCCGATCCCATTCTCGCCGAGAACTCCGGCCTGCTGTCCGAGCAGAATTTGCCCGGCGGCGAGCGCCTGCCCATGGCGGTTCTGGACGAACTGCCCGGCCCCCTGCCCGGCAAACCGCCCCTGGCTCCGCCGGGCCGCCCCGGCACCCTGCGGCTGCCCGGCCTGGCCGAGGCCCCGCCAAAGGCCACGGACATCCCCGAATTCCCCACCCTGGAGGACCTGGAGGTCGAGGCCCGACTGGAGCGGCTGGCCAAGTTGCCGCCCTCGCTCGGACTGGACATCGTGCGCACGGGGTTGACCCAGAAGGGACGCCGCTACCGCCGCGCCGGGACCTCCCCGGCCACGGGCTTCGACTGCTCCGGTTTCACCCAATGGACCTTCCGGCAGCATGGGGTGACCCTGCCGCGCACCGCGCGCGAGCAGTACCAGGAGGGCGTGCGCGTGAACCGCGACGAGCTGCGCGCCGGGGATCTGGTGTTCTACAAGATCAACCGCCGGGGCCGCTGGCATGTGGGCATCTACATGGAGGACGGCGTGTTCGTGCACAGCCCCAGGCCGGGGCGCGGCATTTCCGAGGCCAGCATGAGCGACGGCTACTGGGCCAGACGCTATCTGGGCGCGCGGCGCTACACGCGCTAG
- a CDS encoding deoxyribodipyrimidine photo-lyase, translating into MHPARARLIHDRPQTQGPVLYWMHREMRAADNWALLHARELADQRRQPLAVAFCLAREYPLAALPHFAFLLHGLRHTAQELEALGVPFILLRGEPGQAVAQYARDARIGLLVTDADPAKPKRAWLADLLSRLQCPAMEVDSRNVAPARRVSDKAEYMARTIRPKIQRLLPEFLDPFPALQRQSLPWPGPAPATDWDVLLATFGPPPAHFPPGEAAARQRLDAFLRQGLPRYADERNTPVSPASSGLSPYLHFGQLSAQRAALAAMAANAAPQAREAFLEQLIVRRELAENFCLHTPHYDTVEAFPAWARQTLARHRADARPFLASEAQLDAAATPDPLWNAAQRQLLATGHMHGWLRMYWAKQILFWSPDAETALARVLRLNDTLSLDGRDVNGYAGAAWSIGGVHDRPWPERPVFGTVRSMTFSGAARKFDVRAFVSRWSGPEPA; encoded by the coding sequence ATGCACCCTGCGCGCGCCCGCCTCATCCACGACCGGCCCCAAACGCAGGGGCCGGTACTCTACTGGATGCACCGGGAAATGCGCGCGGCCGACAACTGGGCCCTGCTCCACGCCCGCGAGCTGGCGGACCAGCGAAGGCAGCCCCTGGCCGTGGCCTTCTGCCTGGCGCGGGAATACCCGTTGGCCGCCCTGCCGCACTTCGCCTTCCTGCTGCACGGCCTGCGGCACACGGCGCAGGAGTTGGAGGCCCTGGGCGTCCCCTTTATCCTGCTGCGCGGCGAACCGGGCCAGGCCGTGGCCCAGTATGCCCGGGACGCCAGGATCGGGCTGCTCGTCACCGATGCCGACCCGGCCAAGCCCAAGCGCGCCTGGCTGGCCGATCTGCTCTCCCGCCTGCAATGCCCGGCCATGGAGGTGGACAGCCGCAACGTGGCGCCCGCCCGGCGCGTCTCGGACAAGGCCGAGTACATGGCACGCACCATTCGGCCCAAGATCCAGCGCCTGCTGCCGGAGTTCCTGGACCCCTTCCCCGCCTTGCAGCGCCAGTCTTTGCCCTGGCCCGGCCCCGCGCCAGCCACGGACTGGGACGTCCTGCTGGCGACCTTCGGCCCGCCGCCCGCGCACTTCCCCCCCGGCGAGGCCGCGGCGCGACAACGCCTGGACGCGTTTCTGCGCCAGGGCTTGCCCCGCTATGCTGACGAGCGCAACACGCCCGTTTCGCCCGCGTCCTCCGGTCTGTCCCCGTACCTGCACTTCGGCCAGCTTTCCGCCCAGCGAGCGGCGTTGGCGGCCATGGCCGCCAACGCCGCCCCCCAGGCGCGCGAGGCCTTTCTGGAGCAACTCATCGTGCGCAGGGAGTTGGCCGAGAACTTCTGCCTGCACACCCCCCACTACGACACAGTGGAGGCCTTCCCGGCCTGGGCGCGGCAGACCCTGGCGCGGCACAGGGCCGACGCCCGGCCCTTCCTGGCCAGCGAGGCCCAGCTGGACGCGGCCGCAACGCCGGACCCGCTCTGGAACGCGGCCCAGCGCCAACTGCTGGCCACCGGGCACATGCACGGCTGGCTGCGCATGTATTGGGCCAAGCAGATCCTTTTCTGGTCGCCGGACGCCGAAACCGCCCTGGCGCGGGTGCTGCGCCTGAACGACACCCTGTCCCTGGACGGCCGCGACGTGAACGGCTACGCCGGGGCCGCCTGGAGCATCGGCGGCGTGCACGACCGCCCCTGGCCCGAGCGCCCGGTGTTCGGCACGGTGCGCTCCATGACCTTCTCCGGCGCGGCGCGCAAGTTCGACGTTAGGGCCTTCGTCTCCCGCTGGAGCGGGCCGGAACCGGCCTGA
- the hemW gene encoding radical SAM family heme chaperone HemW — protein MRASLYVHAPFCRAKCRYCAFFSAPCGPSGPEAQALSRYCAALEAEIGTQAKRFGSVTAPTLFFGGGTPSLLGPDGLARVFAILRAQFQLLPDAEISLEANPDSATPEFLAAARALGVTRLSLGVQSLDDAMLAALGRAHDAGQARVAFAAARDAGFHNIGMDFIFGLPGQGVEHWLDTLRQAVALGPEHLSCYGLTIEPGTPLAADAAALAGLPDEDAQAEMFLRGADLLAAQGYAHYEVSNFARVGGPDLRCRHNLSCWRGEDALGFGPAAVSTLSGPGAPLRWANPADVPQWADLALSGRAGQANREVLSPQIRAREALMLALRTAEGLDLDAYALAHGIDVRRGQAELLEQLDRAGLARVSAGRLALTTAGMLVSNSVIRALGFED, from the coding sequence GTGCGCGCCAGCCTGTACGTGCACGCGCCCTTTTGCCGGGCCAAGTGCCGCTACTGCGCCTTTTTTTCCGCACCCTGCGGGCCTTCCGGGCCAGAGGCGCAGGCGCTCTCCCGCTATTGCGCCGCCCTTGAGGCCGAAATCGGGACACAGGCCAAGCGCTTCGGCAGCGTGACCGCGCCGACGCTCTTTTTCGGCGGCGGCACCCCCAGTCTGCTTGGGCCGGACGGCCTTGCCCGCGTGTTCGCCATATTGCGCGCGCAGTTCCAGCTGCTTCCCGACGCCGAGATCAGCCTTGAGGCCAACCCGGATTCGGCCACGCCGGAGTTCCTCGCCGCCGCGCGCGCCCTGGGCGTCACCCGCCTGAGCCTTGGCGTGCAGAGCCTGGACGACGCCATGCTGGCCGCCCTGGGCCGCGCGCACGATGCCGGGCAGGCCCGAGTCGCCTTCGCCGCGGCGCGGGACGCCGGATTCCACAACATCGGCATGGACTTCATCTTCGGCCTGCCGGGGCAAGGCGTGGAACACTGGCTGGACACCCTGCGCCAGGCCGTCGCCCTTGGGCCGGAGCACCTGTCCTGCTACGGCCTGACCATCGAGCCCGGCACCCCCCTGGCCGCGGACGCCGCCGCCCTGGCTGGCCTGCCGGACGAAGACGCCCAGGCCGAGATGTTCCTGCGCGGGGCGGACCTGCTTGCCGCTCAAGGCTACGCGCACTACGAGGTATCCAACTTCGCCCGCGTGGGCGGGCCGGACCTGCGCTGCCGCCACAACCTGTCCTGCTGGCGCGGCGAGGACGCGCTGGGCTTCGGCCCTGCCGCCGTGTCCACCCTGAGCGGTCCCGGCGCGCCGCTGCGCTGGGCCAACCCCGCCGATGTGCCGCAATGGGCGGACCTGGCGCTTTCCGGCCGCGCCGGGCAGGCGAACCGGGAGGTCTTGTCCCCGCAGATACGGGCGCGCGAGGCGTTGATGCTGGCCCTGCGCACGGCCGAGGGCCTGGACCTGGACGCCTACGCATTGGCGCACGGCATCGACGTGCGCAGGGGCCAAGCGGAACTGCTGGAGCAGCTTGACCGCGCCGGGCTTGCGCGCGTGTCCGCAGGGCGTCTGGCCCTCACAACGGCGGGGATGCTGGTGTCGAACAGCGTCATCCGCGCCCTGGGGTTTGAGGACTGA